The sequence below is a genomic window from Candidatus Polarisedimenticolia bacterium.
CGTCCGCGGGCATCACCATGGCCACCGCCCTGGCGTCGCTCCTGACCAAGACCCCGGCGCGCGGCGACGTGGCGATGACCGGCGAGATCACCCTGCGCGGGAAGGTCCTGCCGATCGGCGGCGTCAAGGAGAAGGTCCTGGCGGCCCACCGGCTGGGAATCCGGACCATCATCCTGCCGCGCGATAACGAGAAGGACCTGGCGGATGTCCCGGAAGACATCCAGAAGACCCTCGAGTTCCGTCTGGTGGACACCATGGACGAGGTCCTCCAGATTGCCCTGGACCGGGGAGAACCGCACGGAGAGGTCGACAAGGAGTATAATAAGGACCTCGGCAAGGAAACCCCCGGTCCCATCGCTCATTAGCACGTCCTGAACGAAGGCCCGCGGGAAGGACCGGTCCCGCGGAGTTTCCCCGGCATCCCGGCTTGTTCGCGCCGCAGGCCGTTTCCGAAGCGATTTGGCCCAAGACCGCTTGGCCCATCCGGACATGAACATCATCGCCCGCCGCTTCCACATCAGCGCCACCCGGCCCGAGGACTTTCCCCGGGGGCCGCAGCCGCACATCGCCTTCATGGGGCGCTCGAACGTCGGCAAGTCGAGCCTCCTGAACCAGCTCCTGGGGGCGAAGGGGCTGGCCCGCACCAGCAAGGACCCGGGGCGCACGCGGGCGCTGAACTTCTTTCTCGTGAACGACCGGTTCTTCTTCGTGGATCTGCCGGGTTTCGGCTATGCCCGGGTCTCCGCCCGCGTGCGCGAGCAGTGGAAGGGACTCGTGGAGGCGTACCTGGTCCGGTCCGGGGGTCCGGACCTGGCCCTGCACCTGGTGGACGCGCGGCACGATCCGACCGACATGGACGACGAGCTGCGCGAGTGGCTGCAGGAGGCGGGTGTCCGGCACGAAGTGGTTCTCACCAAGATCGACAAGCTGTCCGGGAGAGACCGGGCGCGATCGCTGCAGCGCGCCGCCCGGTGGCTCGGCCTGCCGGAGGGCACGGGCCCCCTCGCCGTGTCCTCCACGACCGGCCAGGGCATCCCGGCGCTGTGGCGCGTGATCGGCGACGTCCTTACGAAGCAACAGACATTCCGTCCGGAGCGGGCCGACGGGCCCGCCTCCAGGGCGGCAACCCAAGGAGGAAGGTCCACCCCGTGAATGGAGACAAAATGGATCGCGAAGTGAAACCCTCGAGAGAGTCCAGGCCCCCGCGTCAGGGAGGCCGTGAAGGCGGCCGGCCGCCGCGCCGCCCGCCGGCAGAGGAGGCCGTGCAAGCGCCGGTCGCCACCGACGGCGGAGCGGCGGGCGGCGTCACCACCGCGGTCGAGGAAGAAGTCGACCGCCAGGACGTGCCGCGCGCCGAGCTGTCGGGCGAGAAGCTCGACATCCGGACGCTCAAGGAAAAGTCGATCGCCGAGCTGACCGGCATCGCCAAGGCGCTCGACGTGCCGAATGCCACCGCCCTGCGCAAGCAGGAGCTGATCTTCGAGATCCTGCGGGCCCAGACGGAGAAGAGCGGGCTGATCTTCGCCGAAGGCGTCCTCGAGACCCTGCCGGACGGCTTCGGGTTCCTGCGGGCGCCCGAGTACAACTACCTCCCCGGCCCGGACGACATCTACGTCTCGCCGTCGCAGATCCGCAAGTTCGATCTGCACACCGGCGACACGATCTCCGGGCAGGTGCGGCCGCCGAAGGAGGGGGAGCGCTATTTCGCCCTGATCAAGGTCGAGGCGGTCAACTTCGAGCATCCCGACCAGGCGCGCGAGAAGATCTTCTTCGACAACCTCACGCCCCTCTACCCGAACCAGAGGATCAAGCTCGAGACCACGCGCGACAGCGTGTCCTCGCGCGTCCTCGACATCCTCTGCCCGATCGGCAAGGGCCAGCGCGGCCTCATCGTCGCGGCGCCGCGCACCGGCAAGACCATGCTGCTGCAGGCCATCGCCAACAGCATCACCCAGAACCATCCGGAGATCGTCCTGATCGTCCTGCTGATCGACGAGCGCCCGGAAGAGGTGACCGACATGCAGCGCTCGGTCAACGGCGAGGTCATCTCCTCGACCTTCGACGAGCCGGCCACCCGCCACGTGCAGGTCGCCGAGATGGTCATCGAGAAGGCCAAGCGGCTGGTCGAGCACCGCAAGGACGTCGTCATCCTGCTCGACTCGATCACGCGCCTGGCCCGCGCCTACAACACCATCGTGCCGCCGTCGGGCAAGGTGCTGTCGGGCGGCGTGGACGCCAACGCGCTGCAGCGCCCCAAGCGCTTCTTCGGTGCCGCCCGCAACGTCGAGGAGGGGGGATCCCTGACCATCATCGCCACGGCCCTCATCGAGACGGGGAGCCGCATGGACGACGTGATCTTCGAGGAGTTCAAGGGCACCGGCAACATGGAGATCCACCTGGATCGCAAGCTGGCGGATCGCCGCATCTACCCGTCGATCGAGATCACCCGCTCCGGAACGCGCAAGGAGGAGCTGCTCCTCGCCAAGCTGGAGCTGGATCGCTCCTGGGTGCTCCGCAAGGTCCTCAACTCCCTGTCCCCCGTCGAGGCCATGGAGCTTTTGATCGAGCGGATGCAGAAGACCAAGAACAACGACGAATTCCTGTCCTCCATGAGCAACATGGGGTAGGCCCGGTGCGGGGGCCGGGCCGGCGGGGGCCGCGCCATCACCGCACTCGTCCCGGCCGTGGAACGGTGCTAGAATCCATGCCAGGTGCGGTGACTATGAAGGCGCGGTCGGTTGCATTTCTGCTCTGCGCGGGGCTGGTTCTGGGCGCCGCGGTGTTCGAGGTCGCGGCCGACCCGCGCGGCTCGCACGAACGCGGCTCACGCCCGCACGGCTCGCGCGTGGATCGACGGTACGCGGGGCGGCTCTACGCAGGGCGGCCTCACCCGGGCCGCCCGGGCTCGGGCCGCTCGCAGCTCCGCTTCGGTTTCTCCTACGGCTTCCCGATCTACGGCTATTCCTACTATGGCTTCTATCCGGCGTACGCGTATCCGTACTCTCCCTACTACTACGGCTATTATCCCTACGGCCCCGGGTATTACAACGACTATGTCCCTGACGCCGGGTTCGTCGATCTCGACGTATGGCCCGAGGAAGCCGAGGTCTGGGTGGGCGACCGGCTTCTCGGCACCGCGGACGACTTCGACGGCTATCCCGACCTGCTGCCCCTCCGCCCCGGAAGGCGCACCGTCACGCTGCGAAGTCCCGGCTACGAAGATCTGAGGCTCAGGCTGGAGATCGTGGCGGGCACCAGGATCCGCATCCGCCGCGACATGGTGCCCCTGGAATCCGAGTAGCGATCGACGGCCTCGGTCCTTCTTCGCGCCATCGACCCCGGTGCATCAGTCCACGCTCCCCCGGAAGACCACGGCGGCGACACGCGTCGACAGGCCCGGACTAACGCGAGCCCGCATATCATGGTCTTCGTTCCGGAACGTCCATTTCCCCGAGGCATGGCTTCATGCAGCGCTATGGCATCCCGCTTGTCGCGATCCTGGCCTCCTGGGGCACCTGCGCCGGGGCGGAGCCGACACCCGCTGAAGCGTCCGGCGGTCCGATCGCCAGGGCCGTCCGGTGCGAATCGGCCATCCGCGTCGACGGGGTGCTGGACGAACCGTGCTGGCAGGCGGCGGAGCCGCTCAAGGACTTCGTCCAGCACCTGCCGGCGGAGGGGGCGCCCGCCACCCAGCCCACGGAGGTGCGCCTCCTGTTCGACGCCGAGAACCTCTATGTCGGAGCCGATCTCGCGGACGCCGAGCCCGGCCGCATCATCGCTCTCGAGATGAAGGAGGACGGTGACCTCAGGAACGACGACCTGTTCGGCATCATGCTCGACACGTTCCACGACCGGCGCAACGCCTTCTACTTCGAGGCCAACCCGAACGGCGCGCGCGGCGACGCCTTGGTCTACGACGAAGGGCGCGTGCAGTCGTTCGACTGGGACGGAGTCTGGCAGGTGCAGAGCCGCATCACCGATCGCGGCTGGACGGTCGAGATGCAGATCCCCTTCAAGACCCTCCACTTCGAACCCG
It includes:
- the rho gene encoding transcription termination factor Rho, whose protein sequence is MSGEKLDIRTLKEKSIAELTGIAKALDVPNATALRKQELIFEILRAQTEKSGLIFAEGVLETLPDGFGFLRAPEYNYLPGPDDIYVSPSQIRKFDLHTGDTISGQVRPPKEGERYFALIKVEAVNFEHPDQAREKIFFDNLTPLYPNQRIKLETTRDSVSSRVLDILCPIGKGQRGLIVAAPRTGKTMLLQAIANSITQNHPEIVLIVLLIDERPEEVTDMQRSVNGEVISSTFDEPATRHVQVAEMVIEKAKRLVEHRKDVVILLDSITRLARAYNTIVPPSGKVLSGGVDANALQRPKRFFGAARNVEEGGSLTIIATALIETGSRMDDVIFEEFKGTGNMEIHLDRKLADRRIYPSIEITRSGTRKEELLLAKLELDRSWVLRKVLNSLSPVEAMELLIERMQKTKNNDEFLSSMSNMG
- the yihA gene encoding ribosome biogenesis GTP-binding protein YihA/YsxC yields the protein MAHPDMNIIARRFHISATRPEDFPRGPQPHIAFMGRSNVGKSSLLNQLLGAKGLARTSKDPGRTRALNFFLVNDRFFFVDLPGFGYARVSARVREQWKGLVEAYLVRSGGPDLALHLVDARHDPTDMDDELREWLQEAGVRHEVVLTKIDKLSGRDRARSLQRAARWLGLPEGTGPLAVSSTTGQGIPALWRVIGDVLTKQQTFRPERADGPASRAATQGGRSTP